The following proteins come from a genomic window of Leptolyngbya iicbica LK:
- a CDS encoding CHAT domain-containing protein has translation MSEPTRLRIAIDRLANATTPHYAIWVVEAPYPGGYVHHDRPWSDELNQLWQSWLELFSLRGLPPVPHVPASYVPQMVTPELLKSPDGKVQGYSGRLMQTLGVKLWQWLFDGAIKGSLDQSLGIAMGQGNPLSLCLDIRDPDLIGLPWEIMQPQPGRQAMSLNEYVRFSRTTSDVDPLAEIRLDQELKILLVLGEPDVPGDRDSADTLQLEAEAQLLKRILTGESTSGLQARTGAPCQVDVLVRPRASELIKAIDRGEYNVFFYAGHGVPAPDGGLIYLQAESTLNGTELAQLLLLNQVKLAVFNTCWGARPDQQEQRPIPRSSLAEVLLHHGVPAVIAMRDAIADEEALSFIQVFSQALAERNSVDRAVAIARQQLLTLYKFNQPAWTLPVLYRHPDFDSQVLADQDTDITRLPGEACSNTPLAVIRAVDEPHLAWYLYGSMLRIGRRPENDLVIPEPWVSGHHAEIFCRQTNTPDGAQSMAYYLRDDSRYGTFCEQQGTWQQLHRTEICLQSGTRLRFGSPQGRLMEFVVEA, from the coding sequence ATGTCAGAGCCTACCCGTCTGCGTATTGCCATCGATCGTCTGGCGAATGCCACCACCCCCCACTACGCAATTTGGGTGGTCGAAGCCCCCTACCCAGGTGGCTATGTCCACCACGATCGCCCCTGGAGTGATGAACTCAATCAACTGTGGCAAAGCTGGCTTGAGCTTTTTTCGCTGCGGGGCTTACCGCCCGTGCCCCACGTCCCCGCTTCTTATGTGCCGCAAATGGTGACGCCCGAGTTGCTCAAGTCGCCCGATGGCAAGGTGCAGGGATATTCTGGTCGCTTGATGCAAACTCTGGGCGTCAAGCTCTGGCAGTGGCTCTTTGACGGCGCGATTAAAGGCAGCCTCGACCAAAGTCTGGGCATTGCCATGGGCCAGGGCAATCCCCTGTCTTTGTGTCTCGACATTCGCGACCCAGACCTCATCGGCCTACCCTGGGAAATCATGCAGCCCCAGCCGGGTCGTCAGGCCATGTCGTTAAACGAATATGTGCGGTTTAGCCGCACCACGAGCGATGTCGATCCCCTGGCGGAGATCCGTCTCGATCAGGAACTCAAGATTTTGCTCGTGCTGGGGGAACCGGATGTGCCCGGCGATCGCGACTCCGCCGACACCCTGCAGCTCGAAGCTGAGGCTCAACTGCTCAAGCGCATCTTGACCGGAGAAAGTACGTCTGGCCTGCAGGCCCGCACCGGCGCACCTTGCCAGGTGGATGTGCTCGTGCGGCCCCGCGCCAGTGAACTCATCAAGGCGATCGATCGCGGTGAATACAACGTCTTTTTCTACGCTGGGCATGGTGTGCCCGCGCCTGACGGCGGCCTCATTTATCTACAAGCCGAATCGACGCTGAATGGAACGGAGCTGGCCCAACTGCTCTTGCTCAATCAGGTGAAATTAGCCGTGTTTAACACCTGTTGGGGCGCGCGACCCGATCAGCAAGAGCAGCGACCGATTCCCCGCAGCAGTCTGGCCGAAGTGTTGTTGCACCATGGGGTGCCTGCGGTCATTGCCATGCGCGATGCCATTGCCGATGAAGAAGCCCTGAGCTTTATCCAGGTCTTTTCGCAAGCGCTGGCCGAGCGCAACTCCGTTGACCGAGCCGTCGCGATCGCCCGCCAGCAACTGCTCACCCTCTACAAGTTCAATCAACCTGCTTGGACGTTGCCCGTGTTGTATCGGCATCCCGATTTTGATAGCCAGGTGCTCGCCGACCAAGACACCGATATTACTCGCCTGCCCGGTGAAGCCTGTTCTAACACCCCGTTGGCAGTCATTCGCGCGGTCGATGAACCGCATTTAGCCTGGTATCTCTACGGCAGTATGCTGCGCATTGGTCGCCGCCCCGAAAATGACCTGGTGATCCCTGAACCCTGGGTATCGGGTCACCATGCCGAAATCTTTTGTCGACAGACGAATACCCCTGACGGGGCTCAGTCCATGGCCTACTATTTACGCGATGATTCGCGCTACGGCACGTTTTGTGAGCAGCAGGGCACCTGGCAGCAACTGCACCGCACCGAAATTTGTCTGCAATCGGGCACGCGCCTGCGTTTTGGCAGCCCCCAAGGGCGACTGATGGAATTTGTGGTGGAAGCTTAA